TGAAAACAGACATTCAAATAGCACTTCCTTCTGGGTGCTATGGCCGAGTCGGTGAGTGCACAGCTGTCAAAAGGCTGCAGAGTCAGTCTAGAACAGGTTTGATGGCATCTTCACATTTAGATTCTGCCTAAAGCTTTCAGAATTAGTCAGCACAAAAAGGGATGCCACGTGGCTGTGTGATTTACTAAATCTTGTAGTATTTTCCTGTTACCTGTTGTCAGACACATTTAAGGTTTGGTGTGTGTCAGGTGGACCAAGGATGATCAGCAAAAATGCCTGTACTCTACATACAACTTTAACTTTATAGGCCCCACAACAGTTCATTATTTGTATGCAGTTTCAGAATTCAAATCACAAAGACTAATAGGTAATGGACATACAGAAAATGCATCTCTGGttgtttaaaaattaacctCAGAGTACCAGTGTAGTAGAATTTGATGACATATTGTGATAGAATAAGAAAGATATCTGTACAAGatattctgtttattttgtgCATTCTTCATCTGAATTATGTATAAATTCTTTATGTAAAAAAGCAGTAGCCACTCCAGTGGAAGAACATGATCCGAGTTTGCCATGTCCTTTTATGTAAAAGAACACATGCATTTCTCTTAtcccaaagaaaattttaaagattATATCATTTTCAGTTCCACATCACAGTAGGCTAAGGTAAGtaaaaacccaaatccccaCACATAATTTATCTGTGTATAACACTGCTTAGGAAATTCCTTGCCAGGGATTGTTTTCCTTCATAACTTAAATGGATTGACCTAATATTCTTCTGAGATGATGCTGGACCAGTGGTAGTCaccaaaaataaaccaagatTAGACAGTCTGTCTGCTCCAGTTGCCTTCCTTGGAGAAACCTACTCTGCAGTTGCAGGTGAAATAAAGATACATTTCCATTACTTAAAAATTGCAATATTATTGTTGCCTGTTGCAGCTGTTATTCTGCttaatatatatgtaaatactCTTAACAGTAATTCCTGTcatatgtttattttaaaaagactgGAAACAATTGTCATTCCCAAGACTCTGTGCAAACACACTATATAACCTATAAATACtgtctttttaaagaaataaattgtaatacttaataaaaattcttttctagCACCACGTTCTGGTTTAGCTGCAAAGCACTTCATTGATGTTGGAGGTaagctttttgttctttttattaaGACTTAGTAAGTATTGCTCACAGAAGTGCCTTAGTTTCACACTGTAATGTGCAAATAAATGATGGCTTCCTGAGGACTCTGGCAAAAGGAGACACCTGGATAACACCTGAGAGAGACAGGTCATCATAATTATGTTAACACTttcttaataataaaaaagattactgattgttttttaataataacTGTATTATACTTCTGTAGGCAGTGCCTGCCATAGAAGTTACTTTTTGGCTTATGCATTAAAGATGACTTCTTACATGCTGgtttctccatttttttaacCAGCAAATTAACTTGAGAATTGcttgtttttctgaattttcaaaaCTCAGGGGATACTCCCAGTGTTACTAGCACCTTAATTAGGAAGCTGTTTAGAAATGCCATTGGATTAACCCAAAACATTACATAGGAGAGCTGTGTAAATACCTTTTCCACACTGGAACTAGTGCAGAGATTGCATGGGAACTATGGATCATATGCACTACAGTTTTTTCAAAAGCTGAAGGAACTACTTTAAAAAgtaggattttctttttaaatggccATTTTGTGGTTCAACATCAAAACTTCAAGGTACACTCATACTACAGTTTCCTCTGGTGTTAGTAATCGCTAATGGTAGTACTTTGTATAAGCTGGGCAATGTCTTGGACTGGCAtttaatttcagtatttaaattatttctgcaaaataCATACTTAGGACCACAGGGAGGCCCAAACTCATATTTTCTACTGGAAATGCATTTCCTCTATCTGAGAGAAAAACTCTAAAAGAAGCAGAATATCATTATTTTAATGTGCACTGGTAGCTAGTCTTCTGAACTATGTAGTTAATACAGCCATACAAAATACAAGAGTAAGCCAGTTTTATAGTCTTGGTACTTGATACTTGGTACTAGAATGTAGCTGTATGATAGCCACTTCCTTACAGCTCTGCTTCTGTTACCTTGCCAGAGGTACAGGGTTTGGATCTGTGCAAATCCATAGCTCTCAAATGAAATGTTAGAGTTAAGAACAGATTTCTGCTTGACACTGAAAGAGCTGAAGTTAGCAGAACAAATGGGGCCTGAATTTAGTCCAGCTGTCTTGATTTCAGATAGGGTATTACTACTAAAATTAGTAGTACAGTGGTAAAGCACTTCTTGACATGTGATGGTGTTTCTCAGTTCCTTTTGCAAGACTGATTAGCATTTTTAGATCTCAGTATTTGCATATATATTGTTAGTTTTGCATCAGAAGTATAAAGGATGTCATTACTGTAATCATTTATTCATCTAAACCATAATCTAATCTAGTTATCTCATACACTGACATTTACTAATTGGGTACCTCTCAAAATTTCTCCTGACAGCTGGTGTTATTGATGAGGATTACAGGGGAAATGTTGGTGTGGTACTGTTCAACTTTGGCAAGGAGACCTTTGAAGGTAAGTGTTAAGCCTGGCAGAGCTTATTTTCAGCCATCTGACTGGGAATgagaaactaattttttctGTAGAAGCTTATGCAGAGGTAGAACTAGCTGggaacatttttcttctctcagttAACAAAAGCATAGATACTTAATAATGTCCTGTCATGGGAACATGTAAAGATTGTACTCATATTTAATTAAGCAGCATGCAAAAAAACTgcccccaaaaccagcacaccaCCACAAAAGCAAACTAAAACATCCCAACTTAGCTAAGCTTTAGATTCACAAGCTGTACTGAAATGCAACTTTGTATCAAGTTACTACCtttctctgaaaagcaaaataacctaaGCAGTATTTGAGAAAAATCTTCTCCAGAGTTCTGGGAAACGTGAGTAACAGAGAGGATTTTCCCTTTATTATACCATCTTTCTGCAAAAAGTCAGTTTTAAGTTTCAGTGCCCAGTTGCAAGAGACATGCTTTTGTGGCCTCTCCTGCATCTCCACATCACAAGCTGCTTAGGGAAGTTCTGTGAACCAGATTGTTTTTTAGTGAGAAACtcagttttccttttatcagtttgcctttttctccccaaattcctGGGTCTAGTTCATAAAAAGAGCTACATTATCCATCCAGCTGTCTCTCCATCTCTGCAGTACTTGTACACAATGAACTTAAGATGCCAGAGTATGGCAGCAGGAATGAATGGAAAGGCCTTGGGCTGGTACAGGTGCTGACATTCACCATAGAAGGACCAAACAAAAGTTTATCTTAACCTAtatttttctgggtctgttaaCATCTGTTTAGATAAGTTTTAAAGAAGTGTTTTCACTTCTAGTATATTCTGATACTCTTGAAAGGAGATTGTCTAAAGTCTATATTCATTGTTCACTTTTTTGAAGGAACTAATAATATTTTAACTTCTTTGCAGTTAAAAAAGGGGATAGAATTGCCCAGCTCATCTGTGAACGCATTTATTATCCTGAGCTAGAAGAAGTTGAAGTAAGTtgacaaaagaaaatacttctgcTTTTTCAATGATTATTAGTTTAAGATACTTGTTTATAAGAGGAAATTTATTCTATAGATGAATACTTGGCTAAAATTACTTTCAGTGGTAAAACTGCATAGCAGCAGTACTACCTGAATGAAAGTCTTGATTCCTTGTCCATActtgcacagatttttttttcttttttttttggtaaattttCAGAGTTTTTGAGGAACAGTTCAGTATATACTAGAAATGGTTGTCTTACAAGCATTTGTTTAAGCTTGTACAAAAGATATTCTAAAGTCTCTTGCATacatctttttgtttcttaattatAGTTCTTGTTACAAGTAAATGATAGACAATATCTCTTgtatagaaacaaaaaaaaagttaaggcACTAAACCAGCTTATCATAATTGATGTCTTTCAGACTCTGGATGATACAGAACGTGGTGAAGGTGGCTTTGGCTCTACTGGAAAGAACTGAAAATGACTTGAATACactttctatttttgttttttgttataCTATTTCTAAATTTTCATCTGAATTAGAAGTAGGATTTCTGGAGTACATAAGAATATTTCAAGTTTTATTGAGATTTCTCTGTATCTATCCTCCAGTGAATTGTCTGCATAATGAGGAAATATGCATGACTGGCTTGACTTAGTGGTTAatgtattattttctctttcaagaaATTTGGTCCTCAGCAATAAGAACATATTGTTTATGTGGCAATTATGCtgtaataaatgaaaaaaaaataacttaatGATATACTTTATTTTACTCACTTAAACTACAACAGCCAATTGTTCCCTTGCCAGTTTTTGTTAGACTTCTGAAAGCTATCTTCCACATGGCTCAGGATTTCATACTGAGACTCTGTTTCATACAGCATCAGTGACAGTACCAATAGGACTTTCCACTGTGACACCAAAATCAGAATAAGACAAAGATATTCAATATTGCATCCTCTACAACCTGTCCAAATACTTGTGTTTCTGTTCAAAGCTAAAGTTCAGACTTTGATCCTTAGCTGATCTTCAAGTGGCCAATTTTTCAGCTCTCTTATATTCAAAGTAACACAGTTTGAGTTAAATAACAGAACTCACCTAGAAATAACTTCTATGTAGTGAATAAGAGCTATGAATTACACTTCTGGAATATTTGATACAAATTTATCAATATGTTTCTGTATGGGAGAAAAATTCTGAATTATTGAAGCAGTGcacagtttggttttttaaggTCACTTTTGTCCAGTTAGCAGAGAATGTTTTTTGAATCTGTCTTAAACTTGATTCAATAAGTGTGTGGAATTTCTTAAATGACTCTCTGACTTTTAGGTGAAAGAACatgcagagaagagaaaaaacaaaaaaggaaagaaaagtgacTATGTTCCCACTTTACGTAAAAGAATTAGAAAAGGCTCTGAAGCTCTCAAACacttttttcctgcagctgtcTGTACTTTAAGATTTTCTTATCTGGAAGATCACAGGtaggaaattctgtgctttaAGTTTTAGCAGTGGAAAGGGCACCTTTGTAGGCTGATGTTCACACTGCTCTTCTGCTGGGTAGTTTCAGCTCAGGATAATCCTGTTGGTATTAGTTTCATGTTCTTGTTTAGGACTATTTTTAGTGAAGTAGGCCAAAAATACATGGTAGGccatttaatacattttatcctgcctgcccctgcaaggagctggaAAATAAAGAGCAGTGTGACAGCATTCAGATCCCTTCAGCCATGGGATAGGCATTACACTGCTTGGCAGTGCTGAAACAAGAAGTAGATTCATCTTTGTCTAGGGTAGAAGCCTTTCCCTCTAGGTGCTATGATATGCTGATCAGTGGTTTTGCTGTTGGTCCTTACCCCTGTGCTTGGATCTGTACACCCAGACAGATCATCAGGAGCAGGCACACCCTGCAAAAGGCCACTGTAAGCAAGAGCTCATCATACCAATGCAGCCTAAATGAACTGGGAAAGCTGAGCTTGACACTAATTTTATTCAGTTCTATACCCTGCCAAAAAAGGAACTTAAAGGCTATTTAAAGGTCTTGAAATCTATGATCcttttgtgaaaagctgttTCCTCTTCTGGACTGTAAGTCAAGAGAAAGTTTTGCTGCAATTTTTAGTTTCCACCTCCCAAAGCAAACACCCAGCAGGGGTTCCAATGATGCAAgtccctttttaaaaaagatgcTACAAGAGGCCTCACTTGGAACAGCAACCTACAAGGAAGAAGTTGGAGTTCATGTGATACTCATTATTTGTTGTACCTGATGGAAACTGATCTGATttctatttttgaaaataatgctAATACTACAGGTTCTGAGAAAAGTATTTGCTAAAAAAAGCACAATCTCAGGAGATATCTCAGacataagaggaaaaaacaaatttatatATGCATGCCTGCAGTAACTTGTCAACATTAAAACCATTATCTGTCATTACCAGGAAAGGTTCACTTGTTTTGAAAATTGGTATGGTGGAGTTCCTTTCCATTGTTTCTCAGTACTTCTCTAGAGAAGTGTGTCATTAGTTTTAGATTGCTGCAAGGCCCTTCCCAGTAAGGACCTTGGGAATGTTTATCTGAAATGAGAGATGTTTTCAAGCTTACCTCTACACTGAGCTCTTCCATGTGCACCAAGCCATTGCACGTGGGTAAGGAATTCTGGTAATTCCTGTTAGGGTGTTGGGGTTTGCTTTTCTTCAATAGAAGTAGCAAATCTATGAAAGACAAATACTTCTACCTAGGCAACAAGAGTTACCAATGTACTGAAAGTTCTAAAGTTGATAATGCTACTGCAGATCAAGGCCTGCATTTGAAACTTGTAGAAACTTTGTACTGGGACTGAGTAGAGGCTTTTTAAAACAGCTTGGTTTGAACCATAGAGTAGCAAATGCTATCTACATCTCTTATTTATATTCCCACGTTTTcattaatatgaaaaataatgcCCTCccaattattttcttgttccCTTTTTCCTATAATATCTACATTACAAAAGTGTATTATCTTGGTATCTGGCAAGAGGGAGGGGACTGGGAAACAATCTCTTCCTTTACTTTATCTGAGACCTATCCTACCTCCATTACCTAGTTGTAAATTAGTTTTGTAATTCAGTGACAAACTGCCTAAGTGTGTCATTGAGTGCACATGCTTCAGCTCAGGCAAGGAACTTCAGAAGTTACCCAGCAGTGCACAGGGCTCACTGCTGTGCAGACTGATTCACGTCTCCAGATCCTCATGTCCCAGTGTAATCCCCAGGGCTCACTGCAGGTGTGAAACTGAAGAGATGTAAAGCTATTTCCAAagcaacaaaatgaaaatcacTTTAGGTAAAAATTACATTGGGCTGTTCTCCACTATCACTGACCAGATCCAAGCAAGCTGGTCTTTAATTCAACTACTCACATCTGTGAGAGGAGTTACCTAAAGTTTGAAGAACTATCTTGTGGAACATCCTCTGTGCAAATGAAACGTGAAGCCTTAATAAATTAAAAGTAGTTTGTTGGGAATTCTTACCCACAgcagaaaagaacattttcctgcaaggaaaggagaaggacaTAACTGACTAACTATCCTTTTTTTTAGAAATGGATTTGACTTGTTACAGGGATAGAGAAAATTCAGCCTTTCACCCCAGGTAAATTTGGAAGAACGTTGAGATGCTTAGCCCCAGATTCACCTCCATGGTTTCAGTTCTATTATGAGACCTGagagggttttatttttttatttcagctgcaatATTTACAATAACCTCTATGTCCTTAGAAAGACAGAGGATCATAAGCTGATGAGGGTTTTGAAGGAACATGGGATTCCTATACAATTCCTACCATTTGAACTCCACTTTTGGACAAAaatcttaaaacaaaaattatggCAGTAATACCACTGCTACCATTGATCTTTAgttctttctttcccccagaGTGTTAACCTGGTGTTTAATAGTTGAGAATTTAGGCACAGCTTCCTCAGCTCAGCTGTTATATTGCTCTATGGCATGGTAGgagttttttttaatccatttaatGTTTTCTACATCAGCCACTAGATGGCACTTaaagtttgctttcttttccacttctttTTCTGAGGTATTTTTCAAAGATTTGTTCATCTATAATTAAGAGTTGATGACTCCCACTGGGACTGTGTTGGTGGAAAGAAAGATGCAGCAATGTTTGAGTGAAAGCAGGCAAAAGTATGACCATTAAAGGGGGAACAATGACAATAATTTAAATAAGATTTGGGTGGTTGCAGTGTTTGCATAATCCCTCCTGGCATGCAAGAGCACTAGAGAAGCCTGTGGCTTTCCTctcctgctgtgtttcaacaaaaatggaaaattgtAATGAACAGCAACATTTTTCCTATCTTTCGTATTCACTGTACTCTTACTCTCTCTTCCTCCATTCCTTTAAGTGGAATGCAGACTACTTAAGGATTGCATTGTAATGAAAGTAATATATAGCCTGGTCAGCTCGGCATTGGATTTTCCAAATCAAATGCCTCTGGCTGCAAGTTCAGGATATAAATTAAAACTTACTTAATACATGTTAACTCACTAAGGGTGGGTGATATATAGTAAcctgaattatttaaattaaggTTCCCTAGTTTCTGTATTGCTTGCTGCTCCTGTAATAACACAGTTTGGAGCTCTTGTATTTGTCTTCCTCCTAACctcctaatttttcttttttttttctttttttttggttaaataACTATCATTGTATTTTGGCTTAAAGATGGTTAAGTAAGTTTTGGTATTAAGTAAACTTCTATGACCCTGCCTATTTCCTGTCCTGTCAAACCTTTCCTTGTAAGAATAACAGTGTCCTTTTATTTGGTGGAGTGTAGCATGATGTTTTTGGCAGGCACGACATTTTTGACTTGCATAAATTTGTGACCTCAAGTGCAAGAAAAGTGAATGCTTGCTTCAGTACCTCATGGTTTTTGCCTAAAAAGAAAAGTGTCCACATGGCTAACCATTAcaatttctgaaggaaaattatCAGCACACTTATTCCACCTGATTGCACATGACTGCACTTCCaaagaaaagaaccagaaataaaaataagtattttgcACCTAGTTATGTAAGTTACTGAAAGCCTGAAAATATAGGGCAGACTGTACTGCTTACTGGTTTCTGGAATTGGCACACATGGCACTTCCCTCACTAACAACTATTTGGCAGTCCCTACCTCAGTAAGGATGTGATTCTGCAAAGTGTAAATTCAGGTCTGCTGCTGAGCAAAGAATGTCATTACATGGTTACAAGTTGCAGGATCAGGTCTGAAGTGAATTTACGTAATAATTTTCCTAAACTTTCCCTCCATTAACTGTGTGGTTATTTAGCTCTTTACCACTGAAGTGATGCTTTTCCCCTACTCAGAACACAGCAAGAAAGCCTTTTACCCTGCCAAGTCTGAAAACCTGACagattaattttataatttgaGAGCTCTCATCCAGAAAGTAACTACTGTATTTTAACATGTAAAGTATGTTTAAACAAACACATGTGAGCTGTGTATACCTAGTTGTTTCCCCTTAGaatttgatggggtttttttcattgtcaCAAAAAATTTATATTAACATTCTGCATTTTAGAGAATATTTGTACAGTATAATTCATAGCAAGAGTTTTGTATCAATCAGTACTGCTCATAGCCTTGAACTGAAGAAAGTTATCTTTTGTCTACTATTGATTGTAGCAAAGgaattaatttgctttcattttgtaaaaggaaaaacaaacagacacGAATGTAGCATCCTTGGCCAGATTCTTTTAACATGAGTATTTTTCTTTATGGATTCCTACTGTGAAAGGTTGTCTCCAGGTGTCCAAGACAAAATAACTATGTGTCCTCGTTGGAAGGAAACATCTTTCCTTTGCAGCTGAACTGATTGTGCCGTGACTGGCAAGCACAGTAGTTATCCAGTGCTGTCTGCTAATACACCTCAATCCTCATGACAACCTTCCCACCTGCTTAGCTTACACTACTCTGTTCACTGCCAAATTCCAGGGTCCCTTCCTTAGGGTGCAGGAGAGCATCAAGGAATCCCACTTGTCAGGTTTTcacagcagcaaacacaaaaaCTATCTAACTAGTCTAACTATCCCACATAGGAGTTACTGCTGGCAGCAAGCCAAGCTGATCAGCATTACAGGTAATTCAAGCCATTTAAATTCtgcaagaatatttttcttcatcctaTATATGATGCTGTATCTTAGCAACATGTATAGTCTGGAGCAGTCAAAGAGAAGGAGGTGTTTTGTTAGGGGAGAAAGTATATTTCAGTCCTGCTCTTACCTTTCTTCTCAATTTGCATTTAAGTCATTAGTAACgtgagaaaactgaaaaaggagCTGTGACAACAACAGGAAATCATGGATTCAGCAACAGAGAACTCATTGCTCTCCCTGGACATGAAGAGGAGGTGACTGAGAGCTCCACTCATCTTGGTGAGGATTATTttgtttgggatgggattttttgTCTGGTTAGTTGGGTTTTAGTATTAATCATATCAATTAAGCTACTAAAAGTTCTCCAGGAAAAACTGGATAGAACTCACTGCCTGGAAGACTGCCACCAGATGTAAAGCCAAACTGCTGCACCAGGGAGGCAGCAAGGTACTGGGTTTTTtgtcaaaaataatttcttattgtACACTTTGTTATCAGTTTCTAGCCAAGAAAGGCTTTAAGAGTGGCTTTAAAGAGGGCCTCATATTTCTGGAAGCCTGACAGATGTTGTGTCCCACCCTAGGTCACCTGCAAAGAGCCCCCAGACTGCTGATCATAACTTTCCCAAATGGCAGTTGAATAAGACTGACTAATAGTCAAAACAGGCAAGCTTTCACTATTGTATCTTGAGCAGGCTGGAGGTTTGCTGTGTGGGAGAAAGAAGCCTCTATTtgcatttactttttatttggATGACCTTTGAGATGCTTAGCATTTATGGGACAGCCTGGACTGAGCAGAAAAACACGCAGGCACTTCCAGGTAGTTTGGATCCTACaacaggatttttaattttttctgcctgctcctggccaCCTGCTTGCCAACAGAACCTgcctatttatttttacatcattATTTTCTGCTAATACAGTTGATTTTAAAACTATAAGAACCTAAactaataacaataataacaaatGGGACTCTACCTCTGTCCCCCTCCTCCTGAAGTTTGCTATTCAAATGTACAGAACTAATGTCCAAAGCATGGCTGGATATTTATTACAGCATGCAAATTATCACTGATTCCAGAGCTGCATACAAGCTAAATGAGAAATTATTACTCATTTGCAATTATTCCAGGAAATCTTGAGTAGCTGCCAAAATAATATAACAGCTGGATGAGAAGAGGGATGGGATCAGTTTAAGCTGGCACTCAGGCTAAAGAAACTCATGCACAGTCACAGCCATGGGTGTCTGGAAGACTCAGCTTTATCCCACTGTGGAGCTGGTGCACAACATCGTGCATTGTTCCATGCTAACAACATCTGCCCAGAAAATGAGTTACTCCTCCAGTCTCCACTGGAGAACACCAAGTGCCTCTAGAGCCACAGATCAGCAAAAACACTGCATCAAAATCAGAACTGTGACAGGTTTGTTAATCAAGGCAGTGTTGTTGATACTAACCCAGGTTAGACATTATATGAGTGGAGTTTATTACAAATACTGTGACTGCACAAATAGAGCAGATGTGGAGAAAGCTAAGGCTAAAGTCATATTTTATGATGTCTTAGAATCTCCCTGCATAAATCCTTTTCTCCTCATGCCATTGCTCATCGATCTCTACCATCTGGACCACCAAACTTTCATCTCCAGGTGTGCTATCAGCTAGCAGGCAATGGTAGGAGTGATTAAATAGGAGGTTGAAAAATTCATGTGAAACTTACTCATTTCTCATGaacaatagaaaaataatttgagctGTATTTAACTTGTACAAAAGAAAAGTGCTTATAAGGAGGCATTAGAACCAAAGATTACACCTAAGAGCAAAGCTCCTGGCTTAGCACTATAAAGTACATGCCAATAGTCCAGAGAAAACTCTTTTCCTAAATTCCATCATAGGTCCATTAAAAGTTGCCTCTTCTGCTGATAAAAGTGCATTCTATGGTCTCGCTGGTCTGTGCATATTCCCAAAGTCTGGTGCTGTTGCTGGCAAAGCTTTATTATATTCCTACATTACATAGAGCACTGTGCAAAtactaaacaaaagaaaatgacaTCCAACTGCTAACAAAGACTTACCCTTTCCCACAGCCAAAGTAGCCGTCAGACAAAGGCTTCCTCTGAACCCTTGCTCATTGTGTGAGGCACAATTCAAACAATCATCAAATGGTATTAATCATGGCCTTCCATAGCTCTATAACTAATATCTTTAAAGTTATCCTGCATggtaaatataattttcagCAGCTGAGAACTGTGAAACTGATACAGCCCTCATCAGAATGCTGAGGATATTGGCATTGCTTTAAAACTACCTCCATACTCAAACAGTTTCTATGCACAGATGTCTTCAAGAAAAATCAGAGGATTTAATGTTTTAATAGCTATGGAAGTATTCTATTccctctgaaaaaaatatttggattcATGTTTACTAATGCCCAATACTCAAGGTCAAAAAGAACATTCATATATTTGGCCAAAAGCATTGCTTTGCATGAGATCAAGATGCCAGAAGGTTATACTTGATCAACAGTAGGTGCCCAAGGGATTTGATTGAAAACATTTGGAAGTATTAAATCAATAGCTGACAAAATTCCTCTATCTATAAATGCAGTTGGTTTTAGTAAACATGTGTTGAGTGGTTTTAATTTACCTAAGGAAAATATGTTGGAATTATGGGTTTTTATGTGTTTCTGGGACATGAGCTCACAAATTGCCAAAGAACTTTGGCACAATTAAAAGGAGTGAGAGTCAGACAGACACTTCAAACACTAGTAAGGGCAAATTTTGAATGTTTGCTAAGTGAAATGCAATTA
The sequence above is a segment of the Molothrus aeneus isolate 106 chromosome 13, BPBGC_Maene_1.0, whole genome shotgun sequence genome. Coding sequences within it:
- the DUT gene encoding deoxyuridine 5'-triphosphate nucleotidohydrolase, mitochondrial isoform X1, with product MARFPHGGGSVMLARCLRWLRHPCGRSMPASEAVPQPSPSKRQKGSGPGEASARLRFTKLSENAFTPSRGSARAAGYDLYSAYDCVIPPMEKAVVKTDIQIALPSGCYGRVAPRSGLAAKHFIDVGAGVIDEDYRGNVGVVLFNFGKETFEVKKGDRIAQLICERIYYPELEEVETLDDTERGEGGFGSTGKN
- the DUT gene encoding deoxyuridine 5'-triphosphate nucleotidohydrolase, mitochondrial isoform X2, with the translated sequence MPASEAVPQPSPSKRQKGSGPGEASARLRFTKLSENAFTPSRGSARAAGYDLYSAYDCVIPPMEKAVVKTDIQIALPSGCYGRVAPRSGLAAKHFIDVGAGVIDEDYRGNVGVVLFNFGKETFEVKKGDRIAQLICERIYYPELEEVETLDDTERGEGGFGSTGKN